One segment of Brassica napus cultivar Da-Ae chromosome C3, Da-Ae, whole genome shotgun sequence DNA contains the following:
- the LOC106388353 gene encoding uncharacterized protein LOC106388353 → MAKVVSFSLALLMTVVVILTPSAASGENEFSDLKIRTHLKRLNKPALKSIKSPDGDIIDCVPVTDQPALSHPLLINHTVQMTPSFNPESVFSESKVSSNTKNQQSSAISQLWHVNGKCPENTVPIRRTTKQDLYRASSVEKFGMKNQKSIPKRISYEPASVLPQNGHQHAIMYVEDGVFYGAKAKINVWKPNVELPNEFSLAQIWVLGGNFNSDLNSIEAGWQVSPQLYGDSRTRLFTYWTSDAYQGTGCYNLLCSGFVQINREIAMGGSISPLSSFGDSQYDITILIWKDPKEGHWWLQFGEKYIIGYWPASLFSYLSESASMIEWGGEVVNSQSEEGQHTTTQMGSGRFAEEGWGKASYFKNIQVVDGSNELRSPENLQVFTDQENCYNVKSGSGGSWGSHFYYGGPGRNPNCP, encoded by the exons ATGGCAAAGGTTGTTAGCTTCTCGCTTGCTCTGTTAATGACGGTGGTGGTGATTCTCACCCCTTCAGCCGCCTCCGGCGAAAATGAGTTTTCCGATCTTAAAATCCGTACCCACTTGAAACGACTCAACAAGCCAGCTCTCAAATCCATAAAG AGCCCAGACGGAGATATTATCGATTGTGTCCCAGTCACCGACCAACCAGCTTTATCTCATCCTCTGCTCATTAATCACACGGTCCAG ATGACTCCAAGTTTCAACCCAGAGAGTGTCTTTAGCGAGAGTAAAGTTTCATCAAACACCAAGAATCAACAGTCTAGTGCTATATCTCAGCTTTGGCATGTGAACGGTAAATGCCCAGAGAACACAGTTCCCATCAGAAGAACGACAAAGCAAGATCTTTATCGAGCGAGTTCGGTCGAGAAGTTCGGTATGAAGAATCAGAAGAGTATCCCTAAGCGTATATCTTATGAGCCAGCTAGTGTCCTTCCGCAAAACGGTCATCAG CACGCGATAATGTATGTCGAAGATGGAGTTTTCTACGGGGCGAAAGCGAAGATTAATGTGTGGAAACCGAATGTGGAGCTGCCTAATGAGTTTAGCTTGGCTcagatttgggttttgggtgGAAACTTCAACTCTGATCTTAATAGTATTGAAGCTGGCTGGCAG GTCAGTCCACAATTGTATGGTGATAGTCGCACTAGGCTCTTCACTTATTGGACT AGTGATGCATACCAAGGAACAGGCTGCTACAATCTTCTGTGCTCAGGATTTGTTCAAATCAATAGGGAGATTGCAATGGGTGGATCAATCTCACCTCTGTCTAGCTTCGGAGACTCTCAGTATGACATTACAATACTTATCTGGAAG GATCCAAAAGAAGGACACTGGTGGTTACAGTTTGGAGAAAAGTACATAATAGGATACTGGCCagcttctctcttctcttactTATCAGAAAGTGCGTCAATGATCGAATGGGGAGGTGAAGTGGTTAACTCACAGTCTGAGGAAGGACAACACACTACCACTCAGATGGGAAGTGGGAGGTTCGCAGAGGAAGGTTGGGGCAAAGCTAGTTACTTCAAGAACATTCAAGTAGTTGATGGATCAAATGAGCTGAGAAGCCCTGAAAATCTTCAAGTGTTCACTGATCAAGAGAATTGCTACAATGTGAAGAGTGGCAGTGGAGGTTCTTGGGGAAGTCACTTCTATTATGGTGGTCCAGGCCGAAACCCTAATTGCCCTTAA